From Montipora foliosa isolate CH-2021 chromosome 6, ASM3666993v2, whole genome shotgun sequence, a single genomic window includes:
- the LOC138006843 gene encoding uncharacterized protein, translating into MNVGSNEKSSGPDSEIIAFYIAQEAAVEKRSGENCVVPLIKLLSLLCVLLGIVLFALRMELQPSFTKTWFSSPLDQQPDMELFDWTAEATKATDEKREGRNDTLNILPLAVWGLWGPWSECSRRKYCQEGQQHRRRVCLSLDESAHCVGVSMEARECPGAACIHAHSSPPVLADQSPAPATSFLSQECNATVKFSASGKYKELVPSSVYRLYPSAKKMLRSGFFAIEVYPKVLEKETPITKVCFEPFGIWSLSAARKVFHLNRSTRASLKELKSSRLIGLAIALRPEGTLYGVLLATGTQGGLYSNVYYRRFRGRSFHEEISF; encoded by the exons ATGAACGTGGGGTCAAATGAAAAATCGAGCGGTCCGGACTCGGAAATTATCGCATTTTACATCGCTCAAGAAGCAGCTGTGGAAAAGAGAAGTGGG GAAAACTGCGTTGTCCCTCTCATCAAGCTTCTTTCGTTGCTTTGCGTTCTTCTTGGGATTGTGCTTTTCGCCCTTCGTATGGAACTTCAGCCTTCTTTTACAAAAACATGGTTCTCGAGTCCACTGGATCAGCAGCCTGATATGGAGCTCTTTGATTGGACAGCTGAGGCTACAAAAGCTACAGACGAAAAACGAGAGGGAAGGAATG ATACGTTAAACATTCTTCCTCTGGCTGTATGGGGCTTGTGGGGTCCTTGGAGTGAATGCAGCCGGAGAAAGTATTGTCAGGAAGGACAACAACACCGGCGCAGAGTGTGTTTGTCACTTGACGAGTCAGCTCACTGTGTGGGTGTGTCTATGGAGGCAAGGGAGTGTCCAGGAGCCGCGTGCATCCATGCCC ACAGTTCTCCCCCAGTTCTCGCGGATCAATCACCTGCACCCGCGACATCTTTTCTCAGTCAAGAGTGTAATGCTACAGTTAAATTCTCGGCCAGCGGTAAATACAAAGAGCTTgtcccaagctcggtataccgTCTTTACCCTTCCGCCAAAAAGATGCTCAGAAGTGGATTTTTTGCGATAGAGGTTTATCCTAAAGTGTTGGAAAAGGAGACGCCAATCACTAAG GTGTGTTTTGAACCCTTTGGTATATGGTCCCTGTCGGCAGCCCGAAAAGTGTTCCATTTAAACAGGTCAACCAGGGCCTCCCTCAAAGAACTGAAATCAAGCCGTCTGATTGGATTAGCCATAGCCCTTCGACCAGAAGGGACATTATACGGGGTGCTTTTAGCCACAGGAACCCAAGGAGGACTTTATAGCAACGTTTACTACAGGAGATTTCGTGGAAGAAGTTTTCACGaggaaatttcattttaa
- the LOC138005086 gene encoding E3 ubiquitin-protein ligase MARCHF3-like produces MELHDFPSEDSFKIVESNHRDLSLSNECFRSPPGDGITPTCRICQTSRSSEDINAGEVLVNPCNCKGTLAFVHKSCMERWLNLRNQDNCELCHFKFKTKRKFKPLHKLQLGHALTLLSSDEKGILMLGLVNLLLVLLEVPFLYYVIRISNDYFMGTFDGVDINAETNSEIYSLLLALLLLFTLILFASSLTFTVCGLKVFCKLVNFSREIKLIIPIRPLEETLDAVV; encoded by the exons ATGGAACTGCATGACTTCCCATCTGAGGACAGTTTTAAGATTGTTGAAAGTAATCACAGGGACTTG TCCTTGTCTAACGAATGCTTCAGGAGTCCTCCAGGAGATGGTATTACACCGACCTGTAGAATCTGTCAAACATCCAGGAGCTCCGAGGATATCAATGCAGGGGAAGTCCTTGTTAATCCTTGCAATTGCAAGGGTACCCTTGCTTTTGTACACAAGTCCTGTATGGAAAGATGGCTGAATTTGCGCAATCAAGATAACTGTGAGTTATGTCATTTCAAGTTTAAGACCAAACGAAAGTTTAAACCACTTCATAAG CTACAATTGGGACATGCCTTGACATTGCTAAGCAGCGACGAAAAAGGAATCCTTATGCTCGGATTGGTCAATCTTCTACTAGTGCTGCTTGAGGTTCCGTTTCTGTATTACGTGATCAGAATCAGTAACGACTATTTCATGGGAACATTTGATGGAGTAGATATAAACGCGGAAACTAATTCTGAGATTTACAGTCTTCTTCTTGCACTACTTCTGCTTTTCACGCTGATTTTGTTCGCATCTTCTCTCACCTTTACTGTCTGCGGTTTAAAGGTGTTTTGCAAGCTGGTTAATTTCAGCAGAGAAATTAAGCTTATCATTCCCATCAGGCCATTGGAGGAAACATTAGATGCGGTCGTGTAG